In the Plasmodium sp. gorilla clade G2 genome assembly, chromosome: 12 genome, cacatCATTCTTATTGTTGTgtacatttatatgtttattctcataataattataataacaatttttattattattatgatcattattattattattataattttcgtTATTTGCTTCATCttgttttttaataaaatttattttactcTCAtagaaattattatcatcatttttacaTTCATACAaatcatctttatttttttccttttcaatttttatatgtgtatattcttcattttcgTTTTTACCAATGACATCACATTGattcatcatattattataatcatttttgctatttatattttcatcatttaatataaatctaTTTATCTTATTCTTCTCATTCTTATAATCATCACCATTTTGTGCTGTATTTTCGTTCAACTGGTATACCTCCTCTTCATTCTcatcattaattttattcacgcttttctttttcgttttaatcttaataatatctttcatattatatcatatttacTGGAATGAACAAatgcataaatataaacatatacatatatatattttatatatatatatatatatatatttttggtcAATAAGGCTTAAATAACTTAGAGTAGCATactaatacatatatatatacttcttattaaaaaaagaacattttattattcacaaataaaaatattcctttatatcattttcgttattatgtatatatgaatatatttatatatgttaattttctttaatattcatattttattaaatatagggatacaaaaaaagaaaaaaaaaagaaaagaaattaagAAAACAGAAGAAAAccctttattaatatattaacatacttattatatttaattgtttttttttttttttttgttgttgttgttgacatatctatatatatatgtatttataattgttttccaatataaaacattattcaaaacataaataattaattaaataaataaataaatattttgtatatatcagtaatttttcatattctataattaaattatcacATACCTTTCAGGTAAAAACCttaacaaaataatgaaaaaatatatataaataaatataatatatataatattatatatatatatatttacaaattgTTACTTTTAagaatttcttcttttatatatcaatttaaatatatatatattttttttcaacatcaaaatattttatttaatatatattctattaaaattatttttcttccactattttgtataatgaacatatatttatttgtatatcaaaaaatatacataatttcaACAGATGttgtttaataaataatatatatatatatatatatatatatataacatattatatatataatttattacaatatattaaGCACgtgtattaataattatagtgttattatatacatatatttaaaatatgtgtttcttttttttttttcaattatttatttccatagtatcataaaaaaataaataaatatatatattatataataaatattacagaattataaaatttataataatataaattatattattatttctcataaatttaattttcaAAGTAAGAAAAGGATATTAACTTgatttgttttaaaaaaaacaattattattaagttatatattataaaatataaaaataattatgtattattaaaatatataaatatttaatctTTCAAATATGATAACTTTTTAGTATTATATAtggtaattatatttaaaaatatatagatattatatatatatatcattccaatattatatgtaaatatattttttatatactctTATTAATTATTGATTCGGATAACATAATAGTTATAaggttattttatttatttatagaatTCCATTTAagcaatattttttttatatattgtatgcATACccttaataatataatattataatttctatacaaaaaaatattatttatattatatatacttttttaaaataagaaaattatcaatgttattttatataatgttataataatattatatagttaataaatttatatatatatatattttttctttttatattaaaaaaaataataataattttttaaaaattaataaaaaaggataaaaaaaaaaaaaaaattcaagttattaaaaaattatatttgaaaaaaaaaaaaaaaaaaaaaagtaaaggaatacaataaaaaggaacacatcatatatatttctacataatatacatattagtGAATTTTAATGTTTCATTCATTCATTTTAAaggataatattatttaaaaaatttttaatttatgttgtattaattttatatagcGTCTATATcaatttcttcttcttcatcaccTGTATATACATTTCCATCTTTTGcatctaaaaatatatcatcatcGCATTTTTCACTTTTTGAATCTACAAAAACTCTTTCATAATCATTTGAGAAAAGACTTTGATGTTCTCTTTTTAAGTTTCCATCGTTAATTCTTAGAGATTTAACTTTTAAATTacccatattattatttatagtaTTATTAGGTATATTTTCCTCTTCTTCCTCATCACTTTCTTCAGAATCTGAATCGTTATCCTTTAACCAACTGACAAAATGTTTAGCCATAGATTTACATTTATCAAAATGTATTTGTGCGTTTAcagtattattatcatctttattattaacatggttatttaataatttttctgtTTTTAATGAATCATTTGTggaattattactattactattattattactagtagttatattattactattaatattattactattagtacttttattattattgttgttttcattttttccgTCGTCGTCGTCATCGTATCTTTTGATTATATCTTTACtttcaaatatatcattattatacaaAACTTGTAATATATAAGGATAAATACTCAAAGAATTAGGTgcaatattatttacataatacTCTAAGGCCAAAAATATATCTGTAGTTGTAACTGAAGtatcattaattttttttatatatttgatatttttttctaataattcTTTACTTATTTTATCTTCAAATAAAGAACATAAACAGATAAAAACTCTACATTTGGAATCGAAACATTGAGATACTTGTAATACTCTAAGTTCTTCAGCATATTGGATATCATTCATTTGTGTAGATTCTTTAAATATAGTTTTCATTCTTTCGATAACTTCTTTAATTTCTGGACTACCAAAATGTAGACATTCTTTTTCTAAAACaaaattttcttcttcttttttcttcttactattactactattattattattattactattattattattacttgatgaattatctttttttttattttttttattttctttttttccattAGATATACTTTTATCTGAATCTAATAAATCATCTGAatcatcattttcttcatcatctgaATTAATTACACCGTTTCTATTAttctcttcatttttatctgTCTTGTCACTTTTACCTTTAGTACTTTTTTCaactttcttttcttttgtcttctttttcttactACCAACAGTACTAATCATTGGAggattttttatcatatacgTTGCTATTTTATGTGAATTATTAAGTTCGCCAATATTACCACAAGCATTACATTTACAAATTAGAATACCTTTCTTCACAACAATATCAGTCTCAGGTAATAAACAATGAGGACATAAAACATACATCTCTATAAAtttatctaatatatttacTAAATCCTTTTCTTTATGTGCTCCATTCACAATAGccttttcttcattttcttcaaacTTAACCATAGTACCTAATTCGCAACCAAAAAATTTTGTCGGATACATTGGTGGTCGTTTTAATGATCTAGCTATTTCACCcatattagatatattagTTCTTATACCATTACCTCTTCCCTCTATTTTGGAAATTAATTTGGGCATTTTGTATCTGTAATTAGGATCATTCCGATCCCTAGGAATATTCACGTACGACATGGTattttaaacaaaaataaaaaaaaataaaaaaataaaaaataaaaaattaaataaactgggatataaaattttaccctataatatataaacacaaaATGGGAAggatttaaataaataaataaataaataaatatatatatatatatatatatatataataaaaatattttacattaatatattataaagtacaaattaataaaattcataaattatattatacatataaatatatatatatataataaaccaTACAaacaatattaaattaataggTTACATAAAAGAAACTATaacaattaaatatatatatatatatatatatatatatatatatatatatatatatattaccaaggcgatattctttatttataataaatacatgtatataataaaatatttttataaaaacatataaaaatttataaaaaaacaaatactaatatatatatatatatatatattttatatatgacgTACTCTAcaattattaatacataattCAAAAGAGaagatagaaaaaaaaaaaaaaaaaaattataaataaaaaaattaataattaataaatcacCAAAATTAGTAATGAtgcattataatataaaaatttatattataaatttaaaaattataaaccacaaaaaaaaagaaaaatatataatatgtatatataataattacttTCTAAATAGTATACaacacaatatatatattacccaACTATAtctatacataaatattatttacaattataaaaaaacttTTATTCCTACATAAATCTAACATCACTTAatagaaattaaaaattattcagaaatataaataaataaataaataaataaataaatatatatatatgtataatatatatgtaaatataatgttgcatttaatttatttgttctatttttatatataggtAAAAGTATTGGTACACATacttatatgttattataaattcgtatgtaaataaaacttaatgaaaaaattatacgcttattaattaaaaaatatacgaATTTccttatacatacatatatatatataataaaacaaattaatataactacatatacatattacaaatattttaaaaacaataaccaaaatataatttacctattgtataattataacaatattaatataactaCTAATAATACTGAcggaaatatataatttgtttatacatcattcttatcatatatatatatatatatttagatgttattaaaatatatatatttcccctattaattataatatatataatataacgtTTTCTTACTTTCTTTCcccccttttttttttttttttttttcttataactatatataatatgtaataataaatattaatattttcttactTCTTAATACTTACATATACCTCATTAATATTCTAAATAATTACTTTCCTTTTCTCATTCTTTTTTcatcaattttattttgtaattatattatacttataataattatatttgttttaactattttaaatatacttAGTTCCGTTTATAtcctttaatattatcataattgtATATTTCTATATGTCTGATATAACTTGTAATATTACTTATAATTTTACTTTCCATTCATTAATACATAACagttaaataattatataataggaaatatgtttattagtacacatatgtaaataaatatatatatatattattttatttatttattttttttttttttcttcgattttattaaaagttaagatattatgtatacacattttatttaataatataatgtgtACTTTGAAACTGAATTCTTTtcacgaaaaaaaaaaatatatatattatatatatatataatataatatctgtaatttttatatttcttcaatttttttttttttttttttaatttatattttactttttaataaatgttGTTCCTTATATTTAGTCctgttcattatttttaaaaggtTATTGTGTTTATGCTAATATATtctgtatttttattattttatccactttttaatttatttatatacatatttatattaaacgTCCAAGGTTATAGGTTAATAATAACACAcgtatgtaaatatatatatgttatgtattatataatatacaaaaaaatatatacttactTATAggttaataaaatttatatataacttcatctttttttctttattaatatttttgtttgtcATTAAAATACATtgcataaaataaaaaacaaaaaaaagagtttaaaaatattaaaatgataataaaaaataaaaaatttacataaatCTAAAATTCTTGATATGgtacaataatataatatttgatatataaaaagtatatattctacatttacttattttattttattataatttattttattttatttattttttttctgtatGTCAACTagtgaaatattaaataaaaaatgaacttTTTCTACAAATGTtacatcaatatatataatatatatatatttatttatttatatttgataaaaatgtgatatattaaaaatattattttgttttataatgtatatattttctatatcccAATCTTATAAAATAAGGTTTATTTCCcatatttcttataaatatatatttatatatatatataatataattattactttattatttttttttaattacattTCATATTTCAAATGTATATGCCTGAAtcgaataatatttttattatttaatatgttactattatttacctaattattatttttataaccaTATTTTTGTCACTTATTAAAGTCTTCATCGACTTGAAatgttttttattcataaaagTATTTTTACTATATTTTACCATTACtcctttttttcctttttttttttttttttttgttttgttttgttttttttcttatatagcgttaaatttaatattatgctataattttataaaaatataaatgtatatatttataatatttataatattaataatatataaattaattgtatatatattatatatatatttataataatataataatttagtcaaatataaaaatctataaattataataaaaaataaataaagaattttatctttttttttatataatttttaaggaaaactaaaattttttaaaaaatttttttatataaatttttatttctatttgtataaaataatatataagataatattattataatatattcattatgatatatttattcatatataatattaaggaaaaaaatatatgtgaaaaattaattttttttttttttttttaagcatattcataattattgagtgtatatatataatatataatttattaattatataatctgtatgattctttttttttttttttttttttttttgttagtatataataaaaaaaaagaaagatcacataataatatatatatatatatatattattactatatattatatattttgtgtataaatatgtaataataatataatatatataaataatagaaaaatatattatacattttagCTTGtacaaatttatatataatatatagtataaatttataaaatgaatttaaaatatactcaataaatttatacatatatatatattatatatatctttcttttttttttttcttgctCCAAGTTAatacatacaaatattacataataatatattcattgaTTTTTcccctctttttttttctcattactttttttttatatatttaaattataacactactttatatatatattaatgcaTGAGGGtaaaaaaatcaaatgtAAATCCTTCATAATATTGCATgagcatttttttttttttttttttttttcgttttcttataaaaatatgcacatgcattatatatatatataataatatgtagtaacattttatataacaaaaaatatatatatatttaaaattaccAACTAatggaataataataaaataataaatataagataCAATATTTCAAcgttttatatgtattatattatatatatattattattgttattaaaataatatattgtaaaatataaatctataatttttttttttaaaagcaaaatatatatatattatcttgtaataaagtatatattaattatatatataatatatagctTACTTAATATGTTcatgaaattaaaataatatataataagttctcaagaaaaatattaagatccataattttacaaataatatatttatctatttGTAAATTATTCCGAGCTaacaaattttaatatatataatatatctgtccgtatatatgtaatatttatataaaggtgttatttaaatatttattatgaataacaaaaaaaagaaaaaaaaaaaaaaaagggttacaaatatttaatttaggATTCAACTATTAaaaggattatatatatatttaataatttatatattgttatttataatcggacatatatatatggataattaatatatgtgctattttttctttatttttataaaattgtaattatataaatatataaaatatatatataatatatatataatatattcataattatattatattatgctcagaaataaaaaaatgtatatagctccatatattttttaatttaatctaatttaatacatataaattaatttatatatcttcattcgatataaaaataaaaataataaatgtaaatataagttattttgtaatattttatttataattataaatacaaaaaaatattattttttcttttttttttaagaaccgttaaaaaagaatacatTCAAATgatggaaaataataaaaaaaaaaaaaaaaaaaaaatatacatatataaataaatataaatatatatgtatatatatatatataatagtaatcTTAAAATTGTTCACGTTTTATTTCATTCGCAaattcaaattatatattgtatgttttattagctgaaatataagaaaatgaatatttgtTAAATTGAATGTACGTAAATATTTTAGtacaatatataatgatacataaatataatttaataaattttgtcaatattt is a window encoding:
- a CDS encoding eukaryotic translation initiation factor 5, putative; translation: MSYVNIPRDRNDPNYRYKMPKLISKIEGRGNGIRTNISNMGEIARSLKRPPMYPTKFFGCELGTMVKFEENEEKAIVNGAHKEKDLVNILDKFIEMYVLCPHCLLPETDIVVKKGILICKCNACGNIGELNNSHKIATYMIKNPPMISTVGSKKKKTKEKKVEKSTKGKSDKTDKNEENNRNGVINSDDEENDDSDDLLDSDKSISNGKKENKKNKKKDNSSSNNNNSNNNNNSSNSKKKKEEENFVLEKECLHFGSPEIKEVIERMKTIFKESTQMNDIQYAEELRVLQVSQCFDSKCRVFICLCSLFEDKISKELLEKNIKYIKKINDTSVTTTDIFLALEYYVNNIAPNSLSIYPYILQVLYNNDIFESKDIIKRYDDDDDGKNENNNNNKSTNSNNINSNNITTSNNNSNSNNSTNDSLKTEKLLNNHVNNKDDNNTVNAQIHFDKCKSMAKHFVSWLKDNDSDSEESDEEEEENIPNNTINNNMGNLKVKSLRINDGNLKREHQSLFSNDYERVFVDSKSEKCDDDIFLDAKDGNVYTGDEEEEIDIDAI